A single region of the Epinephelus fuscoguttatus linkage group LG14, E.fuscoguttatus.final_Chr_v1 genome encodes:
- the ttc8 gene encoding tetratricopeptide repeat protein 8 — protein sequence MEVTMDPLFLAWSYFRRRKLQQCSDICTKILQDNPYDQAAWSLKTRALTEMVYIDEVEVDQEGIAEMMLDESSIAQVARPGTSLRLPGTSQGGGPTAAVRPMTQSGRPITGFVRPSTQSGRPGTMEQAIKTPRTASTARPVTSASGRFIRLGTASMLTNPEGPFINLSRLNLAKYSQKPNLSRTLFEYIFHHENDVKNALDLAAQATEHAQFKDWWWKVQLGKCYYRLGLYREAEKQFRSALNHQEVVDTYLYLAKVYQRLDQPITALNLFKQGLDHFPGEVTLLTGIARIHEEMNNISSATEYYKDVLKQDNTHVEAIACIGSNHFYTDQPEIALRFYRRLLQMGVYNCQLYNNLGLCCFYAQQYDMTLSSFERALALVANDEEQADVWYNIGHVAVGIGDLTLAYQCFKLALAFNNDHAEAYNNLAVLELRKGRIEQSKAFLQTAASLAPHMYEPHFNFSILSEKIGDLQSSYTAAQKSEDSFPEHVDTQQLLKQLRQHFAVL from the exons ATGGAGGTGACGATGGACCCTTTGTTTCTGGCGTGGAGCTATTTCAGGAGGCGAAAACTCCAACAATGTTCAGATATTTGCACAAAAATATTACAAGACAACCCGTACGACCAG GCTGCATGGAGCTTGAAAACCCGTGCTCTTACAGAGATGGTATACATAGATGAAGTTGAGGTCGACCAGGAGGGGATTGCTGAGATGATGCTGGATGAGAGCTCAATTGCTCAAGTTGCAC GACCTGGAACATCACTGAGGCTCCCTGGAACAAGTCAGGGTGGAGGTCCCACAGCGGCTGTCAG GCCTATGACACAATCAGGGCGTCCCATCACAGGATTTGTAAGACCCAGCACACAATCAGGGCGTCCTGGGACAATGGAGCAGGCCATCAAGACCCCACGCACTGCAAGCACTGCTCGTCCTGTCACTAGCGCCTCTGGCAGATTTATCCGTCTGGGAACT GCTTCAATGTTAACCAATCCAGAAGGACCATTTATAAATTTGTCGAGACTAAATCTGGCCAAGTATTCCCAAAAGCCCAATCTATCCAGG ACACTGTTTGAGTACATCTTCCATCACGAAAATGATGTAAAAAAT GCTTTAGATTTGGCTGCTCAAGCTACTGAACATGCTCAATTCAAAGACTGGTGGTGGAAAGTTCAGTTGGGGAAATGCTACTACAG GCTTGGTTTATATCGAGAAGCAGAAAAACAGTTTAGATCAGCTCTCAACCACCAAGAGGTGGTGGATACATATCTCTACCTTGCAAAG GTATATCAACGTCTGGATCAACCAATAACCGCTCTCAACCTTTTCAAGCAAGGCCTTGACCACTTTCCTGGTGAGGTTACTCTGCTAACAGGAATTGCTCGCATACATGAG GAGATGAACAACATCTCATCAGCCACAGAGTATTACAAAGATGTCCTGAAGCAGGACAACACTCATGTGGAGGCCATAGCCTGTATAGGCAGCAATCACTTCTACACCGATCAACCCGAGATCGCCCTGCGCTTCTACAG ACGGCTACTCCAGATGGGGGTGTATAACTGCCAGCTGTACAACAACCTGGGCTTGTGCTGCTTTTACGCCCAGCAGTACGACATGACTCTGTCCTCATTTGAGAGGGCTCTGGCCCTGGTGGCCAATGATGAAGAGCAGGCTGATGTATGGTACAACATAGGTCACGTGGCTGTG GGCATAGGGGACTTGACACTGGCCTACCAGTGTTTTAAACTGGCTTTAGCTTTTAATAATGACCATGCTGAGGCCTACAACAACCTAGCTGTGCTGGAGCTGCGCAAAGGTCGCATCGAACAG TCTAAAGCCTTCCTGCAGACTGCTGCATCACTGGCCCCTCACATGTATGAGCCACACTTCAATTTCTCCATTCTCTCTGAAAAG ATTGGAGACCTTCAAAGCAGCTACACTGCCGCCCAAAAGTCTGAGGACTCCTTTCCAGAGCACGTCGACACTCAGCAGCTTCTTAAACAACTTCGGCAGCACTTTGCAGTCCTGTGA